From one Verrucomicrobiia bacterium genomic stretch:
- a CDS encoding c-type cytochrome, whose product MNPFHRLLWISLALPALPLAVNAQGRVRWEGSGGWAQSAEFVRRFDTNALVTIAGTIVRLETFTPGRRMSPGVRAVVESPAGRIPVQLGPQWFVERQDVRLGAADPVVVSGSRVPIGEDFVVVATTVVRGDQTLHLRDEDGTPLWSGGPTRPRTSPPAAGRWTLQLPEGEVSRGKTAFRDLWCHACHVVRGHESEFPAPYAQPPVPVVLGLESRTPGRMDLVNSLINPSHRIEPGFQKELVRTGQFSRMGDYNETMTLQQLSDLVAFLESLPR is encoded by the coding sequence ATGAACCCATTCCATCGCCTGCTTTGGATTTCACTCGCTCTGCCCGCCCTTCCGCTGGCTGTAAACGCCCAGGGGCGCGTTCGATGGGAAGGCAGCGGTGGCTGGGCTCAGTCTGCCGAGTTTGTGCGACGCTTCGACACCAACGCCCTCGTCACGATTGCGGGCACGATCGTTCGCCTCGAAACCTTTACGCCTGGACGCCGCATGTCGCCCGGAGTTCGTGCAGTGGTCGAGTCCCCTGCTGGGCGAATCCCTGTGCAGCTCGGGCCCCAGTGGTTCGTGGAACGGCAGGATGTCCGGCTTGGAGCTGCGGATCCCGTGGTGGTATCGGGATCAAGGGTTCCGATTGGTGAAGACTTTGTGGTGGTCGCCACCACGGTGGTGAGGGGCGATCAGACCCTTCATCTGCGCGATGAAGACGGCACGCCTTTGTGGTCCGGGGGCCCCACCCGACCGCGGACAAGTCCTCCAGCGGCGGGCCGTTGGACCCTGCAGCTCCCGGAGGGCGAAGTGTCCCGAGGAAAGACCGCATTTCGCGATCTTTGGTGCCATGCCTGCCACGTGGTGCGGGGACACGAATCGGAGTTTCCCGCCCCCTACGCGCAACCACCGGTTCCCGTGGTCCTGGGGCTGGAATCGCGAACGCCAGGTCGGATGGATCTCGTGAACTCCCTCATCAATCCATCGCACCGAATCGAACCCGGTTTCCAGAAGGAGCTGGTCCGCACCGGTCAGTTTTCCCGAATGGGGGATTACAATGAAACCATGACGCTGCAGCAGTTGAGCGACCTCGTGGCCTTCCTCGAATCGCTTCCACGCTGA
- a CDS encoding DUF533 domain-containing protein — protein MRHCRADEVGFNQRCRQQSASMNAEQQQALLSLALHAAYADGSVSAEEQAELRRVAERYGSVGVLPPSADAEVRMQTVRDLAARLRGPLTGLPAYEAAVAVCEADHPLVPEEQSFLQALRADLGLDETYARDVERQTDTWTTSEIPVVPGPTLPPVLGVAVPARLTAAADPGLDQTILNQAVLAGALELLPSTLATLAIVPLQMRLVYRVGKAYGYELDRGHIRDLLATVGVGLTSQVVEGFFGKVARGLLGQVAGGMGRAVGGQAASSGLSFITTYALGQMARQYYAGGRTFNAIELRGLYDTLAGQARGLQGRYLPQIQSEASRMQAGGLPAWLRQG, from the coding sequence TTGCGGCATTGCCGTGCGGACGAGGTTGGGTTCAATCAGCGCTGCCGGCAGCAGTCGGCGTCCATGAATGCCGAACAGCAGCAGGCCCTTCTCTCCCTCGCACTCCATGCCGCCTATGCCGACGGCTCCGTCTCGGCCGAGGAGCAGGCGGAGCTCCGGCGTGTGGCGGAGCGTTATGGTTCGGTGGGGGTGTTGCCGCCAAGCGCCGACGCGGAGGTGCGGATGCAGACGGTTCGCGATCTGGCGGCCCGGCTGCGCGGTCCGTTGACCGGACTTCCGGCGTACGAGGCGGCGGTTGCGGTTTGCGAGGCGGACCATCCGTTGGTTCCTGAGGAGCAGTCGTTCCTCCAGGCGCTTCGGGCCGACCTGGGCCTGGACGAGACCTATGCGCGGGATGTGGAGCGTCAGACCGACACCTGGACGACATCGGAGATTCCCGTGGTCCCCGGTCCGACCCTGCCGCCCGTCCTGGGCGTGGCGGTTCCGGCGCGCCTTACTGCTGCTGCGGATCCCGGATTGGATCAGACGATCTTGAATCAGGCGGTTCTTGCCGGCGCCCTGGAGCTTCTGCCTTCAACGCTGGCAACGCTGGCGATCGTGCCCCTTCAGATGCGGTTGGTGTACCGGGTGGGGAAGGCTTACGGCTATGAGCTCGATCGGGGGCACATTCGCGACCTGCTTGCCACGGTCGGGGTCGGCCTGACCTCCCAGGTGGTGGAAGGGTTCTTTGGCAAGGTGGCGCGCGGCCTCCTGGGACAGGTTGCGGGGGGCATGGGCCGTGCGGTCGGCGGACAGGCTGCGAGTTCCGGTCTTTCCTTCATCACGACCTACGCCCTCGGTCAGATGGCCCGGCAATACTATGCCGGCGGCCGGACATTCAATGCGATCGAACTGCGCGGCCTGTACGACACCCTGGCCGGCCAGGCCCGCGGGTTGCAGGGGCGGTACCTGCCGCAGATCCAGTCCGAGGCGTCGCGCATGCAGGCGGGCGGACTCCCGGCCTGGCTGCGTCAGGGCTGA
- a CDS encoding DUF3450 family protein, which translates to MNRGCGRLPAVLILLGWHLAATAAESPLSAARDTLSQWVQTQQLISRTRTEWDSDREMLEQSRALFERELKAVREQAGRLSTNSSVADAERIQAEAELKALTQALDRARSLVAGLEAQVRELIPLIPPPLLETVQPILQRLPNDPAETRAGVTERLQTVVSLLNELDKFQGAVVVSNEKRPNAAGQPVAVDVLYLGLGQAFYASANGDVSGIGTPSAAGWTWKLDPQIAGKVQEALAMYRNQKPAAFVGLPVTVQ; encoded by the coding sequence GTGAACAGGGGATGCGGACGGCTCCCGGCCGTCCTGATTTTGTTGGGATGGCACTTGGCAGCGACCGCGGCGGAAAGCCCGCTTTCGGCTGCCCGTGACACCCTGTCGCAATGGGTTCAAACCCAGCAGCTGATCTCGCGAACCCGCACCGAGTGGGACTCCGACCGGGAGATGCTGGAGCAGTCGCGGGCCTTGTTCGAGCGGGAGTTGAAGGCGGTCCGGGAACAGGCGGGGCGGCTGTCCACCAACAGCTCGGTCGCGGACGCCGAGCGGATTCAGGCGGAGGCGGAGTTGAAGGCGTTGACCCAGGCCTTGGATCGGGCACGGAGCCTCGTGGCGGGGCTGGAGGCGCAGGTCCGCGAGCTCATTCCCCTGATCCCACCGCCCTTGCTGGAAACCGTGCAACCGATCCTCCAACGGCTTCCAAACGATCCCGCCGAGACCAGGGCTGGCGTGACCGAGAGGCTCCAGACGGTTGTCTCGTTGTTGAACGAACTCGACAAATTCCAGGGCGCCGTGGTCGTGAGCAACGAAAAGCGACCCAATGCCGCCGGTCAACCGGTGGCGGTGGACGTCCTCTACCTGGGACTTGGGCAGGCGTTCTACGCCTCCGCAAACGGCGACGTCTCCGGCATCGGCACCCCGTCGGCCGCGGGATGGACTTGGAAGCTGGACCCGCAGATCGCCGGGAAAGTTCAGGAGGCCCTGGCCATGTATCGCAATCAGAAGCCGGCCGCATTCGTGGGTCTTCCGGTCACCGTCCAATGA
- a CDS encoding MotA/TolQ/ExbB proton channel family protein, protein MKRHPFPVFLRALLPAQGLVALMAVCSLVAQTPDWDALASGTQEDLKKSLAELAEVRRSIEAGKLPLVQQVNALEQQVIEERAALQKAERFQENQLVELNQLRSQVRARSEEVKYLDSLLAEYARAFRTRTHVIEAERVRPMLDRVDAAAASLDLDADQKLARRAEMLEASIARLRDVAGGTTFEASVLGPRGQIEKGRVALVGPVAVFASDQSDATGLVQQELNKADPSLFQLSPELSSGVRQLATTGSGPLSVDATMGNAIKIASIRETPIEHFVKGGVVMWPILLLAVTALVITIYKWVQLSKVRLVSSRELQTVIQQVQAGDSGAAMKSAQAIPGPAGQLLVAAVEHSDEKKEYVEEVLYEHMLNTKPKLEALIPFVGLTAAAAPLLGLLGTVTGMIATFQMISVFGTGDPRTMSSGISEALITTESGLYVAIPAVLAHAFLTRKARAILGSMEQTAVSFINGLPEDSIFRT, encoded by the coding sequence ATGAAACGCCATCCCTTTCCCGTTTTCCTGAGGGCCTTGCTCCCGGCTCAGGGGCTGGTCGCCCTGATGGCCGTGTGTTCCCTCGTCGCGCAGACTCCCGATTGGGACGCCCTGGCATCCGGCACCCAGGAGGACCTCAAGAAGAGTCTTGCCGAACTGGCCGAAGTCCGCCGGAGCATCGAGGCCGGTAAACTGCCCCTGGTCCAACAGGTCAACGCCCTGGAGCAGCAGGTGATCGAGGAACGGGCTGCCCTTCAAAAGGCGGAGCGGTTCCAGGAAAACCAGTTGGTGGAGCTCAATCAGTTGCGCTCGCAGGTCCGTGCAAGATCGGAAGAGGTCAAGTACCTCGACTCCCTGCTCGCCGAATACGCGAGGGCCTTCCGCACCCGCACCCACGTGATCGAGGCGGAGCGGGTGCGCCCGATGCTGGATCGTGTGGATGCCGCCGCGGCCTCGCTCGACCTTGACGCCGATCAGAAGCTGGCCCGCAGGGCGGAGATGCTGGAAGCCTCGATTGCGCGCCTGCGCGACGTGGCCGGAGGCACGACCTTTGAAGCGTCGGTCCTTGGGCCGCGCGGCCAGATCGAGAAGGGGCGGGTCGCCCTCGTCGGCCCGGTCGCAGTGTTCGCCAGCGACCAGTCGGACGCCACGGGACTGGTCCAGCAGGAGTTGAACAAGGCGGATCCCAGCCTTTTTCAGCTGTCGCCCGAACTGTCCTCCGGGGTCCGCCAGCTGGCGACAACCGGTTCCGGTCCGCTGTCGGTGGATGCCACTATGGGCAACGCCATCAAGATTGCCTCCATACGGGAGACGCCCATCGAGCACTTCGTGAAGGGCGGCGTGGTCATGTGGCCCATCCTGCTCCTGGCAGTCACCGCCCTGGTCATCACGATCTACAAATGGGTGCAGCTCTCGAAGGTGCGCCTCGTCAGCAGCCGGGAGCTTCAGACGGTGATCCAGCAGGTCCAGGCGGGCGACTCCGGGGCGGCGATGAAGTCCGCACAAGCCATTCCCGGACCCGCCGGACAACTCCTGGTCGCAGCCGTGGAGCACAGCGACGAGAAGAAGGAATACGTCGAGGAGGTGCTGTACGAGCACATGCTGAACACCAAGCCGAAACTGGAGGCCCTGATCCCCTTCGTCGGGCTCACCGCCGCGGCCGCGCCGCTGCTGGGACTGCTCGGGACCGTGACGGGCATGATCGCGACCTTCCAGATGATCAGCGTCTTCGGCACCGGCGATCCGCGCACCATGTCCTCCGGCATCTCCGAGGCGCTCATCACCACGGAATCCGGCCTCTACGTCGCCATCCCGGCGGTCCTGGCCCATGCCTTCCTGACCCGCAAGGCCAGGGCAATCCTCGGAAGCATGGAGCAGACCGCCGTCAGCTTCATCAACGGGCTTCCGGAGGATTCGATCTTCCGAACCTGA
- a CDS encoding MotA/TolQ/ExbB proton channel family protein yields the protein METPLLKIWHSWHAGGWTMIPIALVAAGLYITGIHLWFFMQRRRFARVEPEQLRQWVQNPSTAEGEVGEVVRYTQDGVNSLPAISSRFAEVMNARIPDVDRRITTLNVLVAAAPLLGLLGTVLGMLVTFRGIAAGGGKTVDVMAQGISTALITTEMGLLVALPGMLIVYLVKRSRNQYVAFLTSLESLTLRHFRSVHSMHGMTRVFTRKDFAEVPKAIPTPGPVTPNPPLPIADAPPPLINPLPAQ from the coding sequence ATGGAGACCCCGCTGCTCAAGATCTGGCACTCGTGGCACGCTGGCGGCTGGACGATGATCCCCATCGCCCTCGTCGCCGCCGGCTTGTACATCACCGGCATCCATCTCTGGTTCTTCATGCAGCGGCGCCGCTTCGCCCGCGTCGAACCGGAGCAGTTGCGGCAGTGGGTTCAGAATCCCTCCACCGCCGAGGGGGAGGTCGGGGAGGTGGTGCGCTACACCCAGGACGGGGTGAACTCCCTGCCGGCGATTTCCAGCCGTTTTGCGGAGGTGATGAACGCCCGGATTCCCGACGTGGACCGCCGGATCACCACGCTGAACGTGCTCGTCGCCGCGGCCCCGTTGCTGGGTCTGCTCGGCACGGTGCTCGGGATGCTGGTCACCTTCCGCGGCATTGCGGCGGGCGGCGGGAAGACGGTGGACGTGATGGCCCAGGGCATTTCCACCGCCCTCATCACCACGGAAATGGGCCTGCTGGTCGCCCTGCCCGGAATGCTCATCGTCTATCTGGTCAAGCGCAGCCGGAACCAGTACGTGGCCTTTCTTACCTCGCTGGAAAGCCTCACGCTGCGTCATTTCCGAAGCGTGCATTCCATGCATGGCATGACGCGCGTGTTCACCCGGAAGGATTTTGCCGAGGTTCCGAAAGCGATCCCGACACCGGGACCCGTGACGCCCAACCCGCCGTTGCCCATCGCGGATGCCCCTCCTCCGTTGATCAACCCGCTCCCGGCCCAATGA
- a CDS encoding biopolymer transporter ExbD codes for MKFRRSLTDAEEGSEINMSPLIDMVFILLIFFIVTTTFVEESGVEVDKPSAASASRLDKNSIILAITAQGQVVYGGKEIGIGGVRPLVTRLCDRDPLPVIVQTDKATPSGVLVRVIDEAKLGKAKNVSIATEQGG; via the coding sequence ATGAAGTTCCGGCGCTCGCTGACCGATGCGGAGGAGGGCTCCGAGATCAACATGTCGCCGCTCATCGACATGGTGTTCATCCTGCTCATCTTCTTCATCGTCACCACGACCTTTGTGGAGGAGTCGGGCGTCGAGGTGGACAAACCGTCCGCCGCCTCGGCATCACGACTCGACAAGAACAGCATCATCCTGGCGATCACCGCGCAGGGGCAGGTCGTGTATGGGGGCAAGGAGATTGGCATTGGCGGCGTGCGACCGCTCGTCACCCGGCTGTGCGACCGCGACCCACTCCCGGTGATCGTGCAGACCGACAAGGCCACGCCATCGGGCGTGCTCGTCCGGGTGATTGACGAGGCAAAACTGGGCAAGGCGAAGAATGTCAGCATCGCCACCGAGCAGGGTGGCTGA
- a CDS encoding energy transducer TonB yields the protein MRHVYQPPRFHRDWPTAILLGLLLTLGVFVVLPFTTAISASRSRQLMLTRADVAAPAPPEAEEEPPPPPEEPNEEEPEAPPELADNPMDIPLSADLDVAVGSGGALAGFGDLRAATSAVSAGDDTFGGADLEQRPQPVSQVPPAYPTELRKARLEGMVIVDFVVDESGRVEEARVDRSSHPEFERPALEAIRRWRFRPGLREGKPVRSYNRQTFRFRPPA from the coding sequence ATGCGGCATGTCTACCAACCGCCCCGCTTCCACCGGGACTGGCCCACGGCCATCCTGCTGGGGCTGCTTCTGACGTTGGGCGTCTTCGTCGTGCTGCCATTCACCACCGCCATCTCGGCATCGCGAAGCCGTCAGCTGATGCTGACCCGCGCCGACGTGGCCGCCCCCGCCCCGCCGGAGGCCGAGGAGGAACCGCCGCCGCCGCCCGAGGAGCCCAACGAGGAGGAGCCTGAGGCCCCCCCCGAACTCGCCGACAATCCCATGGACATTCCGCTGAGCGCCGACCTCGACGTCGCGGTCGGATCCGGCGGCGCGCTGGCCGGATTCGGCGACCTCCGCGCGGCCACGTCCGCAGTTTCCGCAGGCGACGACACTTTCGGCGGGGCGGATCTGGAGCAGCGTCCGCAGCCGGTTTCCCAGGTGCCGCCCGCCTACCCCACCGAGCTGCGCAAGGCCCGTCTGGAGGGCATGGTGATCGTGGACTTTGTCGTGGACGAATCCGGCCGGGTCGAGGAGGCGCGCGTGGATCGCTCCTCCCATCCCGAGTTTGAGCGGCCCGCCCTCGAGGCCATCCGGCGGTGGCGATTCCGCCCGGGACTGCGCGAGGGCAAACCGGTGCGCTCCTACAACCGCCAGACCTTCCGGTTCCGTCCGCCCGCCTGA
- a CDS encoding tetratricopeptide repeat protein, with product MTSRSLILVTVLGAFTARAAAPAFAPVPPDHPLAATWNDPEFQKRLLGTYGMKPDVEPRMTPEEQAFYRDKLVPVLQTDPAAALKLLQDRAKPGASAQFDFVLGNVHFQTDDLTNAIRSFTVATEKFPDFLRAQKNLGFALLRAGQYDEAVRPLTRTVALGGADPRLYGLLGFAYLNQGRHASAQGAYQQALVLEPDNIEFKLGLVKSAIALGGFDQALALLDEVLQEHPDREALWALQANVLIQKDQPARAALSLEMLRRLDKATAAQLLLLGDLYMTQDARDLALAAYLEAVEKDPGAQLSKSLRAAEILAARGAWKESAELLARIKAAAGGALTGPEELKWLKLSARLALNQERTDEALAILDDVATRNPLDGEALLMAGDVYSRTGEPDRARMRYETAGKIEGFEAEALLKQAQLLVASRKYDSALELLRKAQKITPRDNVQRYLERVEQVARTAGRRS from the coding sequence ATGACCTCCCGAAGCCTCATCCTCGTGACCGTGCTCGGCGCCTTCACGGCCCGGGCCGCGGCACCCGCCTTTGCGCCAGTGCCTCCCGATCACCCGCTGGCCGCAACGTGGAACGATCCCGAATTTCAGAAACGGCTGCTCGGCACCTATGGCATGAAGCCGGATGTCGAGCCCCGCATGACGCCGGAGGAACAGGCGTTCTACCGGGACAAGCTGGTCCCCGTGCTGCAAACCGATCCCGCAGCCGCACTCAAGCTGCTGCAGGACCGCGCAAAGCCCGGCGCCAGCGCCCAGTTCGACTTCGTCCTCGGCAACGTCCATTTCCAGACCGATGACCTTACCAACGCCATCCGGTCCTTCACCGTGGCCACGGAGAAGTTCCCCGACTTCCTCCGCGCCCAGAAAAACCTCGGTTTTGCCCTCCTGCGGGCGGGCCAGTACGACGAGGCCGTCCGGCCATTAACGCGCACCGTCGCGCTGGGCGGCGCCGATCCGCGGCTCTACGGGCTGCTGGGATTCGCCTACCTCAACCAGGGCCGCCACGCCTCCGCCCAGGGCGCCTACCAGCAGGCGCTGGTGCTGGAACCCGACAACATCGAATTCAAGCTGGGGCTGGTCAAAAGCGCCATTGCCCTGGGCGGTTTCGATCAGGCGCTCGCGCTCCTTGATGAAGTGCTCCAGGAACATCCGGACCGCGAGGCCCTGTGGGCGTTGCAGGCAAACGTGCTGATCCAAAAGGACCAGCCCGCCCGCGCCGCGCTCTCCCTCGAAATGCTCCGGCGGCTGGACAAGGCCACGGCGGCCCAGTTGCTGCTCCTGGGGGATCTCTACATGACCCAGGACGCCCGGGACCTCGCGCTCGCGGCCTACCTCGAGGCGGTTGAAAAGGATCCGGGAGCCCAGTTGTCGAAGTCGCTCCGGGCCGCCGAGATCCTCGCGGCCCGTGGTGCGTGGAAGGAATCCGCAGAACTGCTGGCCAGGATCAAAGCGGCCGCAGGCGGAGCCCTGACCGGACCCGAGGAGTTGAAATGGCTCAAGCTGTCCGCCCGCCTGGCCCTGAACCAGGAGCGTACGGACGAGGCGCTGGCCATCCTGGATGATGTCGCCACCCGCAACCCGCTCGATGGCGAGGCACTGCTGATGGCGGGGGACGTCTATTCCCGGACCGGGGAGCCCGACCGGGCCCGAATGCGCTATGAAACCGCCGGGAAGATCGAGGGGTTCGAGGCGGAGGCCCTGCTGAAGCAGGCGCAACTGCTGGTCGCTTCACGGAAATACGACAGTGCCCTCGAACTGCTGAGAAAGGCCCAAAAAATCACGCCCCGGGACAATGTGCAGCGTTACCTGGAGCGCGTGGAACAGGTGGCCCGCACGGCGGGACGGCGCTCATAG
- a CDS encoding TonB-dependent receptor, producing the protein MTALPRTEVPRFPPIPQPCLRGLCWLLLVLLAGSGAAQTDPGSLAGLVVNGWDGRPIPGVIVTVRGTLLAATTDLQGRYRLEGVPPGDQTVRFSKSGFASASTSGVRVAPGLATSLDGTLRPEFYELEEYEVTAETFQDQTIEILEQRQSSASFLDAIGSEQFRRLGVTDAAQVIAKLPGTTVVDGKFAVIRGLSDRYNLTQLNGALIPTADPYRVGAPLDIIPAAMIQEISVNKTFTPDLPGGFAGGLANLKTKSFPDRFILSFEVGLEYNTQSTFNSNFLSYPGSEFDWAGFGLKNRAMPSQLEGQTGQTLQAPRNAPANETPEQAAARAAQADKVQSSLGSFPDYSFGGTPGSAPPPNYGGTFSVGETLDLNGHDFGYFVSGVYRRRWFFYDDGVQNRYRYTSQGVVPLREFTDVSSLMEVQWASVVSLAYELVPEDHTLAFTFYWNQSGEDLARLQRGEVENVEQVVDANLLQWTQRQIHAFQIQGTDRFERLHEMETDWLISIANTSQDEPDLRMFNYAHQPNGTGAFFSNSLPEPIVPTRFYRTINEDAIWSSLNNKLPFKQWADLDGHVKFGGGFNGAQRQFTEQTFQFDGTSGWSGPTIVGTPNNYFNATNILYTTTTNRNGINYSFQRRFVPAVGTSFYNGQLQIPAGYAMAELPLLERFKIVGGARMESTLLGVDGGSAGRQTNSLISQLDVMPAVSTVFQIVTNMNLRASFSQTVARPTFREIAPYRSYDPYGNEIIEGNPNLQMTDITNYDLRWEYFPRPGTVFSVSGFYKYLEQPIEKVAVTFGGGIVTFENRKDATLYGIELEANTRLDILDESLDEFIVGFNFAWIKSEVEWTATELANKQVLFPDTSPTRPLYDQSPWIVNFDLTYDHKATGTTATVSLGASGPYIFLVDRAGPDVYQHPPVQLNFVATQRLTDHWKLRLSCRNLLNPDALRTYGEPASGPVYSRATLGSTIALVLNYEY; encoded by the coding sequence ATGACCGCCCTCCCCCGGACCGAGGTGCCCAGGTTCCCGCCCATTCCGCAGCCGTGCCTGCGCGGCCTCTGCTGGCTGCTGCTGGTCCTGCTCGCCGGGAGTGGCGCCGCGCAGACCGACCCCGGGTCCCTCGCCGGACTGGTCGTCAACGGATGGGACGGGCGTCCCATCCCGGGTGTCATCGTGACCGTCCGGGGCACCCTGCTCGCGGCGACGACCGATCTTCAGGGGCGCTACCGTCTCGAGGGGGTGCCCCCGGGCGACCAGACGGTGCGTTTCAGCAAGTCGGGGTTTGCCTCCGCCAGCACCTCCGGGGTGCGCGTGGCGCCGGGACTGGCGACCTCCCTCGACGGCACCCTCCGGCCGGAGTTCTACGAGCTCGAGGAGTATGAGGTCACTGCCGAGACCTTCCAGGACCAGACTATCGAGATCTTGGAGCAGCGACAATCCTCGGCCTCGTTCCTCGATGCCATCGGATCGGAACAATTCCGACGCCTCGGGGTCACCGACGCCGCACAGGTGATCGCCAAACTGCCGGGGACCACGGTTGTGGACGGCAAGTTCGCGGTCATCCGCGGCCTGAGTGACCGTTACAATCTCACCCAGCTCAACGGTGCCCTCATCCCCACGGCCGATCCCTATCGGGTGGGGGCGCCGCTGGACATCATCCCTGCGGCAATGATCCAGGAGATTTCGGTGAACAAGACCTTCACCCCGGACCTTCCCGGCGGGTTTGCCGGCGGCCTGGCGAACCTGAAGACCAAGTCCTTCCCGGACCGCTTCATTCTCAGCTTCGAGGTCGGCCTCGAGTACAACACGCAGTCCACCTTCAACAGCAACTTCCTCTCCTATCCGGGGAGCGAGTTCGACTGGGCGGGCTTCGGACTCAAGAACCGTGCGATGCCGTCCCAATTGGAGGGACAGACCGGTCAGACCCTTCAGGCACCCCGAAACGCCCCGGCCAACGAGACCCCCGAACAGGCCGCCGCCCGCGCGGCCCAGGCCGACAAGGTTCAATCGTCCTTGGGATCCTTTCCGGACTACAGCTTCGGCGGGACCCCGGGATCCGCGCCGCCCCCAAACTACGGCGGAACCTTCTCGGTGGGCGAGACCCTGGACCTGAATGGCCATGACTTCGGGTACTTCGTCAGCGGCGTGTACCGCCGCCGTTGGTTCTTCTACGACGACGGCGTCCAGAACCGCTACCGGTACACCTCGCAGGGCGTTGTGCCGCTTCGCGAGTTCACCGACGTCTCCAGCCTGATGGAGGTGCAGTGGGCCAGCGTCGTGTCCCTGGCGTACGAGCTCGTGCCCGAGGACCACACCCTGGCCTTCACCTTCTACTGGAATCAGAGCGGTGAGGACCTCGCCCGCCTGCAGCGCGGTGAGGTGGAAAACGTGGAGCAGGTGGTGGATGCCAACCTGCTGCAATGGACCCAGCGGCAGATCCACGCGTTCCAGATCCAGGGAACAGACCGCTTCGAGCGGCTTCACGAGATGGAGACGGACTGGCTGATCAGCATCGCCAACACCTCCCAGGATGAGCCGGACCTCCGCATGTTCAATTACGCCCACCAACCCAATGGGACCGGCGCCTTTTTCAGCAACTCCCTGCCGGAGCCGATCGTCCCGACGCGGTTTTACCGGACCATCAACGAGGACGCGATCTGGTCCTCGCTCAACAACAAGCTGCCGTTCAAGCAATGGGCGGACCTCGACGGCCATGTGAAGTTCGGCGGCGGCTTCAACGGGGCGCAACGGCAGTTCACCGAGCAGACCTTCCAGTTCGACGGCACGTCGGGATGGTCGGGTCCCACCATCGTCGGCACACCCAACAACTACTTCAACGCCACCAACATCCTGTACACCACCACCACCAACCGGAACGGCATCAATTACAGCTTCCAGCGCCGCTTTGTCCCCGCGGTGGGCACGAGCTTCTACAACGGGCAGCTGCAGATCCCCGCGGGCTATGCGATGGCGGAGCTGCCGTTGCTGGAGCGGTTCAAGATCGTGGGCGGCGCCCGCATGGAGAGCACCCTGCTGGGTGTGGACGGCGGATCGGCGGGGCGGCAGACCAACTCGCTGATCAGCCAGCTGGATGTGATGCCCGCGGTGAGCACGGTGTTTCAGATCGTCACCAACATGAACCTGCGGGCCAGCTTCAGCCAGACCGTCGCCCGCCCGACGTTCCGCGAGATCGCCCCGTACCGCTCCTACGACCCCTATGGCAATGAAATCATCGAGGGAAATCCAAACCTGCAGATGACCGACATCACCAACTATGACCTCCGGTGGGAATACTTCCCGCGGCCGGGAACGGTCTTCTCGGTGAGCGGGTTCTACAAGTACCTGGAGCAGCCCATCGAAAAGGTGGCGGTCACCTTCGGCGGGGGCATCGTGACCTTCGAAAACCGGAAGGACGCCACCCTGTACGGCATCGAACTGGAGGCCAACACCCGCCTCGACATCCTCGACGAGTCCCTCGACGAATTCATCGTCGGATTCAACTTTGCGTGGATCAAGTCCGAGGTCGAATGGACGGCCACCGAGCTGGCCAACAAGCAGGTGCTGTTTCCGGACACATCGCCGACGCGGCCCCTCTACGACCAGTCGCCGTGGATCGTGAATTTCGACCTCACCTACGATCACAAGGCCACCGGCACCACGGCCACGGTTTCACTGGGGGCTTCGGGGCCCTACATTTTCCTAGTGGACCGCGCCGGACCCGACGTTTACCAGCATCCCCCGGTGCAGCTGAATTTCGTGGCCACTCAACGACTGACGGACCACTGGAAGTTGCGCCTGAGCTGCCGCAACCTGCTCAATCCGGACGCCCTCCGAACCTACGGCGAACCCGCGAGCGGTCCGGTCTATTCCCGTGCCACCCTGGGCTCGACGATCGCCCTCGTGCTCAATTACGAGTATTGA